Proteins from one Bacteriovorax sp. BAL6_X genomic window:
- a CDS encoding 2-oxoglutarate dehydrogenase E1 component: MDFNQMDKFDFSTLSSSDISYIDSLYEQYESNPMEVEESWRNFFLGFEFGAGKGSTGAGGEVSDEKLRKEFNVFRLIQSFRSRGHLLSDTNPIRPRLDRHAHISLQDYDLTDADLNEVFTCGEFVGLGATTLKNIMDHMSKLYCGKIGVEYMHSTDTEMRRWFREEFETTYLKKDFSVDKKKRILHKLNEANVFENFLQTKYTGQKRFSLEGGESTIPGLDAFINEGARLGAKEFIIGMAHRGRLNILANTLGKTYEYIFSEFEGNSLEQLAGQGDGDVKYHMGFTSVTKTEDNSEVYLKLLPNPSHLETVSPVATGYARAQIDIAYGGDESKIIPIVIHGDAAVAGQGIVYETLQMSELPGYRTGGSLHFVINNQIGFTTDFTDARSSHYSTSVAKMLNIPVIHVNGDCPEDVVYACELAVKFRQKFKRDVFVDMVCYRKHGHNEGDEPKYTQPELYGMISKHKNPREMYIEELASHGSVDRAVAKEMQEEYKSLLSDRFNNVKQNVIPKKVPGPHREWKDVRFSTLEDFANSPDTSVDKKTLENIISSITQTPEGFKTLRKAQKLLDQRKAAFESDQIDWALAELFAYGSILTEGNDVRFSGEDVIRGTFSHRHAKVFDEKTNEAYCGLEHLTTGQGDFYIYNSLLSEYAVLAFEYGYSQATPHALNIWEAQFGDFTNGAQIVIDQFISAAESKWRRMSNLVMLLPHGYEGAGPEHSSCRPERFLQQCAEENMVICNITTPANMFHALRRQLKWEFRKPLVVFTPKSLLRHPLCQSKVEDFTSGKFEEVFDDSWVNPKDVKKVVLCTGKIYYDLLKYQQENDRKDVAVVRLEQLYPLPTDKIKAILDKYPNATHRWVQEEPSNMGAWMHLNRWRDTFREIDCISRKASASPATGYASVHMKEQETIVENAFK, encoded by the coding sequence ATGGATTTTAATCAAATGGATAAATTCGACTTTTCAACACTATCAAGTTCAGACATTTCTTACATTGACTCTCTCTACGAACAATACGAATCAAACCCGATGGAAGTAGAAGAAAGTTGGCGCAACTTTTTTCTAGGTTTTGAATTCGGTGCCGGTAAAGGTAGCACAGGTGCCGGTGGTGAAGTAAGTGATGAGAAGTTACGTAAAGAATTCAACGTATTCAGACTAATTCAATCATTTAGATCAAGAGGACACCTTCTTTCGGACACTAACCCGATTCGTCCAAGGCTTGATCGTCATGCTCATATCTCTCTACAGGATTATGACCTGACAGATGCTGACCTTAACGAAGTGTTTACATGTGGTGAGTTTGTTGGCCTAGGTGCAACGACTCTTAAAAATATCATGGATCACATGAGTAAGCTTTATTGCGGAAAGATCGGTGTTGAGTATATGCACTCAACGGATACTGAAATGAGACGTTGGTTTAGAGAGGAGTTTGAAACAACTTATCTTAAAAAAGATTTCAGTGTTGATAAAAAGAAAAGAATTTTACATAAGCTAAATGAAGCGAATGTTTTTGAAAACTTTCTACAAACAAAATACACGGGACAAAAAAGATTTTCGCTCGAAGGTGGAGAGTCGACGATCCCGGGCCTTGATGCTTTTATTAATGAAGGTGCAAGATTAGGGGCTAAAGAGTTTATTATTGGTATGGCCCACCGTGGACGTCTAAATATTCTAGCAAATACTCTTGGGAAAACTTATGAGTATATCTTTTCTGAATTCGAAGGAAATTCTCTTGAGCAATTAGCTGGTCAAGGAGATGGAGATGTTAAGTACCATATGGGATTTACATCTGTAACTAAAACTGAAGACAATAGTGAAGTTTACTTAAAGCTTCTGCCAAACCCATCACACTTAGAGACTGTTTCTCCGGTTGCTACTGGTTATGCTCGTGCTCAGATTGATATCGCATACGGAGGAGATGAGAGTAAAATTATCCCAATCGTTATTCACGGTGATGCTGCTGTTGCAGGTCAGGGAATTGTTTATGAGACTCTTCAAATGTCCGAGCTTCCTGGTTACCGCACTGGTGGTTCTCTACACTTTGTAATCAATAACCAAATTGGTTTCACAACTGACTTTACAGATGCTCGTTCGTCTCACTACTCAACATCAGTTGCTAAGATGCTAAATATCCCAGTTATTCACGTCAATGGTGATTGTCCAGAAGACGTTGTTTACGCATGTGAGCTTGCTGTTAAGTTTAGACAAAAATTTAAGCGTGATGTTTTCGTTGATATGGTTTGTTACCGTAAGCACGGCCACAATGAAGGTGATGAGCCGAAATATACTCAACCAGAACTTTATGGGATGATATCAAAGCATAAGAACCCACGTGAAATGTATATCGAAGAATTAGCTAGTCATGGTTCTGTTGATAGAGCTGTGGCCAAAGAGATGCAAGAAGAATACAAGAGTCTTCTTTCTGATCGTTTCAACAATGTTAAACAAAATGTTATTCCGAAGAAAGTTCCAGGCCCACACAGAGAGTGGAAAGATGTTCGCTTCTCTACACTTGAAGACTTCGCAAACTCACCTGATACTAGTGTTGATAAGAAGACACTTGAAAATATTATTTCATCAATCACTCAAACACCTGAAGGCTTTAAAACGTTAAGAAAGGCACAGAAACTTCTTGATCAAAGAAAGGCCGCTTTTGAAAGTGACCAAATTGACTGGGCACTAGCTGAGCTTTTTGCATATGGATCAATTCTTACAGAAGGTAACGATGTTCGTTTCTCTGGAGAAGACGTAATACGTGGAACATTCTCTCACCGTCACGCAAAAGTTTTTGATGAAAAAACTAATGAGGCTTATTGTGGTCTAGAACACTTAACAACTGGTCAAGGTGACTTCTATATCTACAACTCTCTACTTTCAGAATATGCTGTTCTTGCCTTTGAATATGGTTATTCTCAAGCAACACCACATGCTCTAAATATTTGGGAAGCACAATTTGGTGACTTCACAAACGGTGCTCAAATTGTCATCGACCAGTTCATTTCTGCTGCAGAAAGTAAGTGGAGAAGAATGAGTAACTTAGTTATGCTTCTACCGCACGGTTATGAAGGAGCGGGGCCAGAGCACTCTTCTTGTCGTCCAGAAAGGTTTCTACAACAATGTGCTGAAGAGAATATGGTAATTTGTAATATCACAACTCCAGCGAATATGTTCCATGCTCTTAGACGTCAGCTTAAATGGGAGTTTAGAAAGCCATTAGTTGTTTTCACTCCAAAGTCTTTATTAAGACATCCTTTATGTCAGTCAAAAGTTGAAGATTTTACTTCTGGTAAATTTGAAGAAGTTTTTGATGACTCTTGGGTTAACCCAAAAGACGTTAAGAAAGTTGTTCTATGTACTGGTAAGATCTATTATGACCTATTAAAGTACCAACAAGAAAATGATCGCAAAGATGTCGCTGTTGTTCGTCTTGAGCAACTATATCCACTTCCGACAGATAAAATTAAGGCAATTCTTGATAAGTATCCAAATGCAACTCATCGTTGGGTACAGGAAGAGCCTTCAAATATGGGCGCTTGGATGCACCTCAATCGTTGGCGTGATACATTCAGAGAAATTGATTGTATTTCGAGAAAAGCATCAGCTTCTCCAGCGACAGGTTACGCGTCAGTACATATGAAAGAACAAGAAACAATTGTAGAGAATGCATTTAAATAA
- the nqrM gene encoding (Na+)-NQR maturation NqrM → MDANIKLFLITFAVLALSITGMAVGVILSNRKLQGSCGGLGKLIGEDCQFCDKKDECTENPEQAQDCLKA, encoded by the coding sequence ATGGATGCTAACATTAAACTATTCCTTATTACTTTCGCTGTACTTGCTCTATCGATTACAGGAATGGCCGTTGGTGTAATTCTATCAAATAGAAAACTTCAAGGCTCTTGTGGTGGACTTGGAAAGCTAATTGGTGAAGATTGCCAATTTTGTGACAAAAAAGACGAGTGCACAGAAAATCCAGAGCAAGCGCAAGACTGTCTTAAAGCTTAA
- a CDS encoding FAD:protein FMN transferase, which yields MRLNKIFIFGMILLLGVLTSCNSEKLQIYRVTGPTMGTTYHIKYLAPAGFDEDSVKKDIEIRLDEVNKAMSTYIKDSEISLFNKMTKNEKFYPGPDFTRTLKHALDVAKKTDGTFDPTIGTLVNLWGFGPNGKRKIPSKEDIVAAKNKVGFEKIIFKDGALTKTIDGVYLDLSASAKGFGVDAIIELLQSRGIKNALVEVGGEVRTMGESLTRPWRIGVESPNNKDNNPVVKVVKIKNVALATSGDYRNFFKEGGKRYQHTINFKSGSPVESQLASVSVISDTCMDADAWATALMAMGAKKAIAFAKENKLKAFFIYRSDDGSGKYLETSTPGFDKVTE from the coding sequence ATGAGACTTAACAAAATCTTTATATTTGGAATGATCCTATTGTTAGGAGTCTTAACTTCTTGCAATAGTGAAAAACTGCAAATTTATCGTGTCACTGGCCCAACCATGGGTACGACATATCATATCAAGTATCTTGCTCCGGCTGGCTTTGACGAAGACTCTGTAAAGAAAGATATCGAGATACGACTAGATGAAGTCAATAAGGCCATGAGTACTTATATTAAAGATTCGGAAATTTCGCTCTTTAATAAAATGACAAAGAATGAAAAATTCTACCCAGGCCCAGACTTCACAAGAACGCTAAAGCACGCACTAGACGTTGCAAAGAAGACTGATGGAACATTTGATCCAACAATTGGAACTCTTGTTAACCTTTGGGGTTTCGGGCCTAATGGCAAACGCAAGATTCCATCTAAAGAGGACATTGTTGCGGCCAAGAATAAGGTTGGTTTTGAGAAAATCATTTTTAAAGACGGCGCCTTAACAAAAACTATTGATGGTGTTTATCTTGATCTATCGGCATCGGCCAAAGGCTTTGGAGTTGACGCAATCATCGAACTACTCCAATCACGTGGAATTAAGAATGCCCTCGTAGAAGTTGGCGGTGAAGTTCGCACAATGGGTGAATCTCTGACACGTCCATGGCGAATTGGAGTTGAGTCCCCTAATAACAAAGATAATAACCCTGTTGTTAAGGTCGTAAAAATCAAAAATGTTGCCCTTGCGACTTCAGGTGATTACCGAAATTTCTTCAAAGAAGGCGGCAAGCGCTATCAGCATACGATAAATTTTAAATCAGGTTCACCTGTAGAGTCACAACTTGCTTCTGTTAGTGTTATCTCTGACACATGCATGGATGCCGATGCTTGGGCAACGGCGCTAATGGCCATGGGTGCAAAGAAGGCCATTGCCTTCGCTAAAGAAAATAAATTGAAGGCGTTTTTTATCTACCGTTCAGATGATGGATCAGGAAAGTATTTAGAGACATCAACGCCAGGATTTGATAAAGTGACAGAGTAA
- the odhB gene encoding 2-oxoglutarate dehydrogenase complex dihydrolipoyllysine-residue succinyltransferase has protein sequence MAIVKITIPPIGESITEVALGEWLVADGDYVSEGDELVEVESDKATLPLPAEESGVIKIIAEEGAELEIGAVVAELDTSASAPAGESAPAESTTDNTSVTASAPAASSSNDKNYPSPAAAKILAEKGVSANSVAGSGKDGRITKADAMNASAAPKAAPAAKAAPAPTIETQVPTIETQVPTGGASRAKEEVKMKRIRKTIAKRLVEAKNTTAMLTTFNEVDMYNVMELRKKYKDAFKDKHDIGLGFMSFFTKACTKALMEIKGVNAQIDGENIIYHDYADVGIAVSTPKGLVVPVIRNAESLSLAQIEKEVRRLALKGRDGKLTVDEMTGGTFTITNGGVFGSMLSTPIINVPQSAILGMHNIVERPVAVNGQVVIHPVMYLALSYDHRIIDGKESVTFLKMVKEMLEDPARMLLDI, from the coding sequence ATGGCAATCGTAAAAATTACTATTCCACCAATTGGTGAATCAATTACAGAAGTTGCTCTAGGTGAGTGGCTAGTAGCTGACGGTGACTACGTTAGTGAAGGTGATGAACTAGTTGAAGTTGAATCAGATAAAGCAACTCTTCCTCTTCCGGCCGAAGAAAGTGGTGTTATTAAGATTATCGCTGAAGAAGGTGCTGAACTTGAAATTGGTGCAGTAGTTGCTGAACTTGATACTTCTGCATCGGCTCCAGCTGGAGAAAGTGCTCCTGCTGAATCGACAACAGACAATACTTCAGTTACAGCGAGCGCGCCAGCAGCGAGCTCTTCCAACGACAAGAATTATCCATCTCCAGCAGCAGCAAAGATTCTTGCTGAAAAAGGTGTGAGTGCAAACTCTGTGGCCGGTTCAGGTAAAGATGGAAGAATCACAAAAGCTGACGCTATGAATGCAAGTGCTGCTCCGAAAGCGGCTCCAGCAGCAAAGGCAGCTCCTGCTCCAACGATTGAAACTCAAGTTCCAACGATTGAAACTCAAGTTCCAACGGGTGGTGCAAGCAGAGCAAAAGAAGAAGTAAAAATGAAGCGTATCCGTAAGACAATTGCTAAGCGTCTTGTGGAAGCTAAGAATACAACGGCAATGCTAACAACTTTCAATGAAGTTGATATGTATAATGTAATGGAGCTTCGTAAGAAGTATAAAGATGCTTTTAAAGACAAGCACGATATCGGACTTGGTTTCATGTCTTTTTTCACAAAAGCATGTACAAAAGCTCTTATGGAAATCAAAGGTGTTAACGCACAAATTGATGGTGAAAATATCATTTATCACGACTATGCTGACGTTGGTATCGCTGTTTCAACTCCAAAGGGTCTAGTTGTTCCAGTTATTAGAAACGCAGAAAGTTTAAGTCTAGCTCAGATCGAAAAAGAAGTAAGAAGACTTGCTCTTAAAGGTCGTGATGGAAAGCTTACTGTTGATGAAATGACTGGTGGAACATTTACTATTACAAATGGTGGTGTTTTTGGTTCAATGCTTTCAACGCCAATTATTAACGTTCCTCAATCTGCGATTCTAGGAATGCACAATATTGTTGAAAGACCAGTAGCTGTTAACGGACAGGTTGTTATTCACCCTGTAATGTACCTTGCACTATCTTATGACCACAGAATTATCGATGGTAAGGAATCGGTAACATTCCTTAAGATGGTAAAAGAGATGTTAGAAGATCCAGCTAGAATGCTTCTTGATATCTAA
- a CDS encoding nucleoside triphosphate pyrophosphohydrolase family protein, whose translation MDSKKYMSDAIRTESRDFDAMNTRLNDNGIKRLLHAGIGLSTEAGEFLDALKKHIFYGKELDRVNLAEELGDLFWYMAIVGDELGIKFEDVMERNITKLKARYGEKFSEEKADKRDLDSERKILEEQAFN comes from the coding sequence ATGGATTCAAAGAAATATATGAGTGATGCAATCAGAACAGAATCAAGAGATTTTGATGCAATGAATACTCGCCTAAATGACAATGGAATTAAGAGACTACTTCACGCAGGAATTGGCCTATCAACAGAGGCCGGTGAATTCCTAGATGCCCTAAAGAAGCATATATTCTATGGTAAGGAGCTTGACCGCGTAAATTTAGCGGAAGAATTGGGAGACCTTTTCTGGTATATGGCCATTGTTGGAGATGAGCTAGGAATCAAATTTGAAGATGTCATGGAGAGAAATATTACAAAGCTTAAGGCGCGCTACGGCGAAAAATTTAGCGAAGAAAAGGCCGACAAGAGAGACCTTGATAGCGAAAGAAAAATTCTTGAGGAACAGGCGTTTAATTAA